From Sodalis glossinidius str. 'morsitans', the proteins below share one genomic window:
- the brnQ gene encoding branched-chain amino acid transport system II carrier protein, producing the protein MTKRLTSKDILALGFMTFALFVGAGNIIFPPMVGLQSGQHVWLAAAGFLITAVGLPVITVIALARVGGGIDALSSPIGQKAGLLLAVVCYLAVGPLFATPRTATVSFAVGVAPFAGNGELPLLVYSLIYFTLVIGISLYPGRLLDTVGHVLAPLKIIALAVLGMAAMLWPAGQPLPVAASYSHLPFSSGFVNGYLTMDTLGAMVFGIVIVNAARSRGVASAQLLTRYTIFAGLIAGIGLTAVYLTLFKLGSGSGVLVPEAQNGAEILHAYVQYTFGAAGSGFLTVLITVACLATAVGLTCACAEFFSAHTGIGYGKWVFLLGLFSMVVSNLGLSHLISISVPVLTAIYPPCIVLILLSFTLRWWYSSSRLVAPGMLVSLLFGCLDGIKVSAYPTLLPAWVERLPLSAQGLAWLPPTLVMLIVAAIYDQSRGRQQISVL; encoded by the coding sequence ATGACAAAACGTTTAACCTCCAAAGACATCCTCGCGCTGGGCTTTATGACCTTTGCGCTGTTTGTCGGCGCCGGCAATATCATCTTTCCGCCAATGGTGGGCCTGCAATCCGGCCAGCATGTCTGGTTGGCGGCGGCGGGCTTTTTGATTACGGCGGTTGGCCTTCCGGTTATCACCGTTATCGCGCTGGCGCGGGTCGGCGGCGGCATTGATGCGCTAAGCTCGCCTATCGGTCAGAAAGCCGGTCTGCTTTTGGCGGTGGTCTGCTATCTGGCGGTGGGGCCGCTGTTTGCTACCCCGCGCACCGCTACCGTGTCGTTTGCGGTCGGGGTGGCCCCGTTTGCCGGCAACGGCGAACTGCCTCTGCTGGTTTATAGTCTGATTTATTTCACCCTGGTGATCGGTATCTCTCTCTACCCCGGGCGCTTGCTGGATACGGTGGGCCATGTGCTGGCGCCGCTCAAGATTATCGCGCTGGCGGTGCTGGGAATGGCGGCAATGCTATGGCCGGCAGGGCAGCCACTGCCGGTGGCGGCGAGCTATAGTCATTTGCCGTTTTCCAGCGGTTTTGTGAACGGCTATCTCACCATGGATACCTTGGGCGCGATGGTTTTCGGCATCGTTATCGTCAACGCTGCCCGGTCGCGCGGTGTAGCGAGCGCGCAGCTGCTCACCCGTTATACCATTTTTGCCGGCCTTATTGCCGGTATTGGTCTGACGGCCGTCTATCTGACGCTGTTTAAACTAGGGTCGGGTAGCGGCGTGCTGGTGCCTGAGGCACAAAACGGCGCGGAAATTCTGCACGCCTATGTGCAATACACCTTCGGCGCCGCCGGCAGCGGTTTTCTGACGGTGTTGATTACTGTAGCCTGTCTGGCCACCGCGGTAGGGTTGACCTGCGCCTGTGCCGAGTTTTTTAGCGCGCATACCGGTATCGGTTATGGCAAATGGGTGTTCCTGCTAGGGCTGTTCTCCATGGTGGTTTCCAATTTGGGACTGAGCCATCTGATATCGATTTCCGTGCCGGTACTTACCGCCATTTATCCGCCTTGCATTGTGCTGATTCTGCTGAGCTTTACCCTGCGTTGGTGGTACTCCAGCAGCCGTCTTGTCGCACCGGGCATGCTGGTCAGCCTGCTGTTTGGCTGTCTCGATGGCATTAAGGTGTCGGCTTACCCGACCCTCCTGCCTGCCTGGGTAGAGCGCCTGCCGTTAAGTGCCCAGGGACTGGCTTGGCTGCCGCCGACGCTTGTCATGCTCATCGTTGCGGCGATCTACGATCAATCCCGCGGGCGGCAGCAAATCTCTGTTCTGTAA
- a CDS encoding peroxiredoxin C, with the protein MVLVTRQAPDFTAAAVLGNGEIVDNFNLKSHIQGKPAVIFFWPMDFTFVCPSELIAFDKRYAEFQKRGVEIIGVSFDSEFVHNAWRQVPTDKGGIGPVQYPMVADIKREIIKAYGIEHSDAGVALRGSFLIDKDGLVRHQVVNDLPLGRNVDEMMRMVDALQFHEEHGEVCPAQWEKGQEGMGASPEGVAKYLSENLTRL; encoded by the coding sequence ATGGTCCTGGTCACTCGTCAAGCCCCCGATTTTACGGCTGCCGCCGTGCTCGGCAACGGTGAAATCGTTGACAATTTCAATCTTAAATCGCATATCCAGGGTAAACCGGCAGTCATTTTTTTCTGGCCGATGGACTTCACCTTTGTCTGCCCGTCCGAATTGATTGCGTTTGACAAACGCTACGCAGAATTTCAGAAGCGCGGCGTTGAAATCATCGGCGTGTCTTTCGATTCTGAGTTTGTACACAACGCCTGGCGGCAAGTACCTACCGATAAAGGCGGTATCGGACCGGTTCAGTACCCCATGGTGGCGGATATCAAACGCGAAATCATTAAAGCTTACGGCATTGAACATTCAGACGCCGGCGTCGCTCTGCGCGGTTCGTTCTTAATCGACAAAGACGGGCTCGTCCGCCATCAGGTTGTTAACGATCTGCCGCTGGGCCGCAATGTCGACGAAATGATGCGCATGGTCGACGCACTGCAATTCCACGAAGAACACGGTGAAGTTTGCCCGGCACAGTGGGAAAAGGGACAGGAAGGGATGGGCGCTTCTCCGGAAGGGGTTGCCAAATATCTGTCCGAGAACCTGACCAGGCTGTAA
- a CDS encoding ACP phosphodiesterase, with the protein MNFLAHLHLATLAQSSLLGNLMANFVRGDPDGLYPPAVVAGIRMHRRIDSLTDDHDAVRQIRTLFSPATRRVAPIALDVVWDHFLARHWSQVESQWPLAGFVLRAQLEIAPALPDTPAGFQSLNRYLWRERWLLRYPDMPFLAQVLNGMAQRYLRLSALEAIFSEIQMHYRPLEEAFWHLYPAMIQLARQGALGR; encoded by the coding sequence ATGAATTTTCTTGCTCATCTGCATCTCGCCACCCTGGCGCAAAGTTCCTTACTCGGTAATCTGATGGCGAATTTTGTCCGCGGCGATCCCGACGGCCTCTATCCGCCCGCGGTCGTCGCCGGCATCCGTATGCATCGCCGCATCGATAGCCTTACCGATGATCATGACGCGGTACGCCAGATACGGACGCTGTTCTCACCGGCGACACGGCGGGTGGCGCCTATTGCGCTGGATGTGGTTTGGGATCACTTTCTGGCGCGCCACTGGTCGCAGGTCGAATCTCAATGGCCGCTGGCGGGATTCGTCCTGCGGGCGCAGCTGGAAATTGCGCCTGCCCTGCCGGATACGCCGGCGGGCTTCCAGTCCCTCAACCGCTATCTATGGCGTGAACGCTGGCTGCTGCGCTATCCGGATATGCCTTTTCTGGCTCAGGTGCTTAACGGGATGGCCCAACGGTACCTACGACTGTCGGCCCTGGAGGCAATTTTTTCGGAGATCCAAATGCACTATCGCCCGCTGGAGGAGGCGTTCTGGCATTTATATCCAGCGATGATACAGTTGGCCCGCCAGGGTGCGCTGGGCCGTTAA
- the queA gene encoding tRNA preQ1(34) S-adenosylmethionine ribosyltransferase-isomerase QueA, producing MRVADFSFALPDNLIARYPQAQRSACRLLSLDGQTGALAHQVFTDLLEELAPGDLLVFNNTRVIPARLFGRKVSGGKIEVLVERVLDDKRVLAHVRASKAPKPGSALLLGDDDSIAATMVARHDALFELRFDDARDVLTLLNDAGHMPLPPYIDRPDDVADRELYQTVYGERPGSVAAPTAGLHFDEPLLAALRAKGVEMAFVTLHVGAGTFQPVRVDQIEHHQMHSEYAEVPQEVVDAVLACKARGNRVVAVGTTAVRSLESAAAAGEQALTPFFGDTSIFIYTGYQFRVVDVLITNFHLPESTLIMLVSAFAGYRHTLAAYREAVAQAYRFFSYGDAMFITRNPAAAAERG from the coding sequence ATGCGCGTTGCCGACTTCTCGTTTGCATTACCCGATAATCTGATTGCCCGCTATCCTCAGGCGCAACGCAGCGCCTGTCGTTTGTTATCCCTCGATGGTCAAACAGGAGCGCTGGCGCATCAGGTCTTTACCGATTTGCTGGAGGAACTGGCGCCAGGGGATTTACTGGTCTTCAACAATACCAGGGTGATCCCCGCGCGGTTATTCGGCCGCAAAGTCAGCGGCGGTAAAATTGAAGTCCTGGTAGAAAGGGTTCTGGATGATAAGCGGGTACTTGCGCACGTCCGCGCTTCCAAAGCGCCGAAACCCGGCAGCGCGCTGCTGTTGGGGGATGATGACAGTATTGCCGCCACGATGGTGGCCCGTCACGATGCGCTTTTTGAGCTGCGCTTTGACGACGCCCGCGATGTTCTGACGCTCTTGAATGACGCCGGCCATATGCCTTTGCCGCCCTATATCGATAGGCCGGATGACGTCGCGGACCGTGAGCTGTATCAGACGGTCTATGGCGAACGGCCCGGCTCGGTGGCGGCGCCTACCGCCGGTCTGCATTTCGATGAGCCGCTGTTGGCAGCGCTACGCGCTAAAGGCGTTGAAATGGCGTTCGTCACTCTTCATGTAGGGGCGGGTACCTTTCAGCCGGTACGGGTGGACCAGATCGAGCACCATCAGATGCATTCGGAGTATGCCGAAGTGCCGCAGGAGGTGGTCGATGCGGTACTGGCATGCAAAGCGCGCGGCAACCGGGTCGTTGCCGTTGGCACGACCGCCGTCCGTTCGCTTGAGAGCGCCGCCGCGGCCGGTGAGCAAGCGCTGACACCGTTTTTCGGCGATACGAGCATTTTCATTTACACGGGTTATCAGTTCCGCGTGGTGGATGTGCTGATAACCAATTTTCATCTTCCCGAGTCTACTCTGATCATGCTGGTTTCGGCGTTCGCCGGCTATCGCCATACGCTGGCGGCTTATCGGGAAGCGGTGGCGCAGGCGTATCGTTTTTTCAGCTACGGAGATGCGATGTTTATCACCCGCAATCCCGCCGCTGCCGCAGAGCGGGGGTAG
- the tgt gene encoding tRNA guanosine(34) transglycosylase Tgt, whose translation MEYQLLKTDGQARRGRLVFDRGVVETPAFMPVGTYGTVKGMTPEEVKETGAQILLGNTFHLWLRPGQAVMKLHGDLHDFMQWHGPILTDSGGFQVFSLGDIRKITEEGVYFRNPINGDTIFLSPEKSMEIQYDLGSDIVMIFDECTSYPSDWDYAKQSMEMSLRWAARSRQRFDELGNHNALFGIIQGSVYEDLRDVSVKRLVEIGFDGYAVGGLAVGEPKADMHRILAHLCPQIPADKPRYLMGVGKPEDLVEGVRRGIDMFDCVMPTRNARNGHLFVTDGVVKIRNARYKDDVAPLDAECDCYTCRNYSRAYLHHLDRCNEILGARLNTIHNLRYYQRLMAGLRQAIDEGKLEHFVGEFYRRTGKPAPPLVVELHNNEGI comes from the coding sequence GTGGAATATCAATTATTAAAAACCGATGGCCAGGCCCGCCGCGGGCGCCTGGTCTTTGATCGGGGCGTGGTGGAAACGCCGGCGTTTATGCCGGTCGGGACATACGGCACGGTTAAGGGCATGACCCCTGAAGAAGTAAAAGAGACCGGCGCGCAAATCCTGCTGGGTAATACCTTTCATCTGTGGCTGCGGCCGGGGCAGGCCGTGATGAAGCTGCACGGCGATTTGCACGATTTTATGCAATGGCATGGCCCGATACTGACTGATTCCGGCGGTTTTCAGGTATTTAGCCTAGGTGACATTCGCAAAATCACCGAAGAAGGTGTGTATTTCCGAAATCCGATCAACGGTGATACGATTTTCCTCAGCCCGGAAAAATCGATGGAAATCCAGTACGATCTGGGTTCCGATATCGTAATGATTTTTGACGAATGTACGTCTTATCCGTCTGATTGGGATTACGCCAAACAATCGATGGAAATGTCGCTGCGCTGGGCGGCGCGCAGCCGTCAGCGTTTTGACGAGCTGGGTAATCACAATGCGCTATTTGGCATTATTCAGGGTAGTGTTTACGAAGATTTACGAGATGTATCGGTAAAAAGACTGGTAGAGATTGGATTTGATGGTTACGCTGTGGGCGGCCTGGCGGTAGGGGAGCCGAAGGCTGATATGCACCGAATTCTGGCGCATCTCTGCCCGCAGATTCCGGCTGATAAACCGCGCTATTTAATGGGGGTCGGTAAGCCCGAGGATTTAGTGGAGGGTGTGCGCCGCGGTATCGATATGTTCGACTGTGTTATGCCGACCCGTAATGCCCGCAACGGCCATCTGTTTGTCACCGATGGCGTGGTGAAAATCCGCAATGCCCGGTACAAAGACGATGTCGCGCCGCTGGATGCGGAATGTGATTGTTACACCTGTCGCAATTATAGCCGCGCATACTTGCATCATCTTGACCGTTGCAACGAAATATTGGGTGCCCGTCTGAATACTATCCATAACCTACGTTATTACCAGCGTTTGATGGCGGGTTTACGCCAGGCTATCGATGAGGGTAAATTAGAGCACTTTGTAGGTGAGTTTTATCGCCGGACAGGTAAGCCGGCTCCACCTTTAGTCGTCGAGTTACATAACAATGAGGGAATTTAA
- the yajC gene encoding preprotein translocase subunit YajC, with product MSFFVSDAVAATGAPSQSSPYSLVVMLVVFGLIFYFMILRPQQKRAKVHKELMSSISKGDEVLTTGGLVGRVVKVADTGYISIALNDTNEVVIKRDFVAAVLPKGTMKAL from the coding sequence ATGAGTTTTTTCGTTTCTGACGCCGTTGCCGCCACCGGTGCTCCGTCCCAGTCTAGTCCTTACTCTCTGGTGGTGATGCTGGTTGTTTTTGGTCTGATCTTTTATTTCATGATCCTGCGCCCGCAGCAAAAACGCGCCAAAGTGCATAAAGAACTGATGAGCTCCATTTCCAAAGGAGATGAAGTTCTGACGACCGGCGGGTTGGTGGGCCGCGTGGTGAAAGTCGCGGATACCGGCTATATTTCCATCGCGCTCAACGACACCAATGAAGTGGTCATCAAGCGTGATTTTGTGGCCGCTGTTTTGCCGAAAGGTACGATGAAAGCGCTGTAA
- the secD gene encoding protein translocase subunit SecD: MLNRYPLWKYIMLVLALVVGLLYALPNIYGEDPAVQITGARGGGASESTLVQIRNVLEQQHIASKSIALENGAIMARFASSDVQLRAREALMTALGDNYVVALNLAPATPAWLAMLGAAPMKLGLDLRGGVHFLMEVDMDTALNKLQEQTMDTLRGDLRDKGIPYATVRKIENYGSEIRFRDAETRDQAISWLTPRHRDLVINSQGDNALRATLADERLRQARKYSVQQNITILRNRVNQLGVAEPLVQRQGADRIVVELPGIQDTARAKEILGATATLELRLVNSAVDQTAAANGRVPGDSEVKATRDGQPVVLYKRVILTGDHITDSTSSADEYNRPQVNISLDGTGGTTMSNFTKDNIGKLMATLFVEYKDSGKKDANGRSILVKQEEVINVATIQSRLGNSFRITGINNPNEARQLSLLLRAGALIAPIQIVEESTIGPTLGLQNITQGLEACLWGLVASILFMVVWYRKFGLIATMALIVNLVLIIGIMSLLPGATLTMPGIAGIVLTLAVAVDANVLINERIKEELRNGRTVQQAIHEGYRGAFSSIVDANVATLITAIILYAVGTGSIKGFAITTAIGVATSMFTAIIGTRAIVNLLYGGKRIDKLSI, translated from the coding sequence GTGTTAAACCGTTATCCTTTATGGAAGTACATCATGCTGGTGCTGGCGTTGGTCGTCGGCCTGCTGTATGCGCTTCCCAACATCTATGGTGAGGACCCGGCCGTACAGATCACTGGCGCGCGGGGTGGTGGTGCCAGTGAATCGACGCTGGTCCAGATCCGAAACGTATTAGAACAACAACATATCGCCAGCAAATCCATTGCGCTGGAAAATGGCGCCATTATGGCCCGTTTCGCCAGCTCCGATGTGCAGTTGCGAGCCCGAGAAGCGTTAATGACCGCGCTCGGTGACAATTATGTCGTGGCGCTCAACCTGGCGCCGGCTACGCCCGCCTGGTTAGCTATGCTCGGGGCCGCGCCGATGAAGCTGGGCCTGGATTTGCGCGGCGGCGTTCACTTCCTGATGGAAGTGGATATGGATACCGCGCTCAACAAGCTGCAGGAACAGACGATGGATACCCTGCGCGGCGATTTACGCGATAAGGGCATTCCTTATGCGACGGTGCGCAAGATAGAGAATTACGGCAGCGAAATCCGCTTCCGCGACGCCGAAACCCGCGATCAGGCGATCTCTTGGCTCACGCCACGCCACCGCGATCTGGTGATTAACAGCCAGGGTGATAACGCCCTGCGTGCCACGCTGGCGGACGAGCGCCTGCGCCAGGCCCGCAAATACTCGGTGCAGCAGAACATCACCATCCTGCGCAATCGCGTCAACCAACTGGGTGTCGCCGAGCCTTTGGTGCAACGACAGGGCGCCGATCGCATCGTGGTTGAACTGCCGGGTATTCAGGATACGGCCCGCGCCAAGGAAATCCTCGGGGCGACCGCGACGCTTGAGTTACGTCTGGTCAATAGCGCGGTGGATCAAACCGCCGCCGCCAACGGCCGTGTGCCGGGGGATTCGGAGGTGAAAGCCACCCGCGACGGCCAGCCGGTCGTCTTGTACAAACGGGTCATCCTGACCGGGGATCACATTACCGATTCCACTTCTAGCGCCGATGAATATAACCGTCCGCAGGTGAATATTTCCCTCGACGGCACCGGCGGTACGACCATGTCCAACTTCACCAAGGACAACATTGGCAAGCTGATGGCCACCTTGTTTGTGGAGTATAAGGATAGCGGCAAGAAAGATGCCAACGGCCGTTCCATTCTGGTGAAGCAGGAAGAGGTTATTAACGTCGCTACCATTCAGTCGCGACTCGGTAACAGCTTCCGTATCACCGGCATCAACAATCCCAACGAAGCGCGTCAGCTGTCGCTGTTGCTGCGGGCGGGGGCGTTGATTGCGCCAATCCAGATTGTGGAAGAGAGTACCATCGGTCCGACCCTGGGGTTGCAGAATATTACCCAGGGGCTGGAGGCCTGTTTATGGGGGCTGGTGGCGTCAATTCTGTTTATGGTGGTGTGGTATCGCAAATTTGGTCTTATCGCCACCATGGCGCTCATCGTCAACCTGGTGCTGATTATCGGCATTATGTCCCTGCTGCCCGGCGCGACGCTGACCATGCCGGGGATTGCTGGTATTGTGCTGACGCTGGCGGTGGCGGTGGATGCCAATGTGCTCATCAATGAGCGCATCAAAGAGGAGCTGCGCAACGGTCGCACGGTGCAGCAGGCCATTCATGAGGGCTATCGAGGCGCGTTCTCCAGTATTGTTGACGCCAACGTCGCCACGCTGATTACCGCCATTATCCTGTATGCCGTGGGGACCGGGTCCATCAAGGGCTTCGCCATCACCACCGCCATCGGGGTCGCTACCTCCATGTTTACGGCGATCATCGGCACGCGTGCCATCGTTAACCTACTTTACGGCGGTAAACGCATCGATAAGCTGTCTATCTAG
- the secF gene encoding protein translocase subunit SecF: protein MRWDYVAFSLSAILLIASIAIMAVKGFNWGLDFTGGTVIELNLEKPADLDQMRGALEHAGFTDPLVQNFGSSRDVMVRMPPVQDGLGQELGNKVLGVINQATGQNASVKRVEFVGPSVGSDLAQDGGMALLVALICILIYVGFRFEWRLATGAVLALAHDVVITLCVLSLFHIEIDLTIIASLMSVIGYSLNDSIVVSDRIRENFRKIRRGSAYDIFNVSLTQTLSRTIMTSATTLMVVLMLLIFGGAMLRGFSTTLFIGVFIGTVSSIYVASALALKLGMKREHLLLQKVEKEGADQPSLLP from the coding sequence ATGCGCTGGGATTATGTCGCGTTCAGCCTGTCGGCTATCCTGCTTATCGCCTCCATCGCCATCATGGCGGTGAAGGGCTTTAACTGGGGGCTGGATTTCACGGGCGGAACGGTGATTGAACTTAACCTGGAAAAGCCCGCCGATCTTGACCAGATGCGTGGCGCGCTTGAGCACGCGGGCTTTACCGATCCGCTGGTGCAGAATTTCGGCAGCAGCCGCGACGTAATGGTCCGTATGCCGCCGGTGCAAGACGGGCTTGGCCAGGAATTGGGTAATAAAGTTCTTGGCGTGATTAATCAGGCCACGGGCCAGAACGCCTCCGTGAAACGGGTCGAGTTCGTCGGACCGAGCGTCGGCAGCGATCTGGCGCAGGATGGCGGCATGGCGCTGCTGGTTGCGTTGATCTGTATCCTGATTTATGTCGGTTTCCGTTTTGAATGGCGGCTGGCGACCGGGGCGGTTTTGGCGCTGGCGCATGACGTGGTGATCACTCTCTGTGTCTTGTCGCTATTCCACATCGAGATCGATCTGACGATTATCGCCTCGCTGATGTCGGTGATCGGCTATTCGCTGAACGACAGTATCGTGGTGTCGGACCGTATTCGTGAGAACTTCCGCAAGATTCGCCGCGGTAGCGCTTACGATATCTTCAACGTCTCGCTAACGCAGACCCTGAGCCGGACCATAATGACCTCGGCCACCACGCTGATGGTGGTGCTGATGTTGTTGATTTTTGGTGGGGCGATGCTGCGCGGCTTCTCGACCACGCTGTTCATCGGCGTGTTTATCGGTACCGTCAGTTCCATCTATGTGGCGTCGGCGCTGGCGCTTAAGCTCGGTATGAAGCGTGAGCATCTGCTGCTGCAGAAGGTGGAGAAAGAAGGCGCTGATCAGCCGTCACTGCTGCCCTGA
- the nrdR gene encoding transcriptional regulator NrdR has product MHCPFCSAVDTKVIDSRLVGEGTQVRRRRQCVICNERFTTFEVAELVLPRVIKSNDVREPFNEEKLRSGFLKALEKRPVKSDDVEMAINHIKSQLRATGEREVPSKMIGNLVMDALKKLDKVAYIRFASVYRSFEDIREFGEEIARLQD; this is encoded by the coding sequence ATGCATTGCCCGTTTTGTTCTGCAGTCGATACCAAAGTGATTGATTCCCGTCTGGTGGGGGAAGGAACTCAGGTTCGCCGCCGCCGGCAGTGCGTCATCTGTAACGAACGCTTCACCACCTTCGAGGTGGCGGAACTCGTGTTGCCTCGCGTTATCAAAAGCAATGACGTGCGCGAACCGTTCAATGAAGAAAAGCTGCGCAGCGGGTTTTTGAAGGCGTTGGAAAAGCGGCCGGTCAAATCCGACGATGTCGAAATGGCCATCAACCACATCAAATCCCAGCTGCGCGCCACCGGCGAGCGAGAGGTGCCGAGCAAAATGATCGGTAATCTCGTCATGGACGCGCTGAAAAAGCTCGATAAGGTCGCCTATATCCGTTTCGCCTCGGTTTACCGCAGTTTTGAGGATATCCGTGAGTTTGGCGAAGAAATCGCCCGGCTGCAGGATTAG
- the ribD gene encoding bifunctional diaminohydroxyphosphoribosylaminopyrimidine deaminase/5-amino-6-(5-phosphoribosylamino)uracil reductase RibD, which produces MDHDEVYLARAFELARRGRFTTAPNPNVGCVIVRDGRIVGEGYHQRAGYAHAEVHALRQAGNAARCATAYVTLEPCSHHGRTPPCADALIDAGVARVVAAMPDPNPQVAGRGFYRLQQAGIEVRHGLMLPEAEAVNPGFLKRMRTGFPWVRLKLAASLDGRTAMASGESQWITSTEARRDVQRWRAESDAILSTATTVLADDPALTVRWASLPEDVQALYPEERLRQPVRVIIDRANSVTPSHWVAQGVGLTWLARLAPDDLTWPSSVEQLLLPAGEGANAAHLDLVALMMQLGRRQINSLWVEAGAGLAGALLGAGLVDELILYQAPKLLGADARPLCLLPGLERLGAAPGFTLLDVRQVGPDLRLCLKPGERA; this is translated from the coding sequence ATGGATCATGATGAGGTTTATCTCGCGCGCGCGTTTGAGCTGGCGCGCCGCGGGCGTTTCACGACGGCGCCTAACCCCAATGTCGGCTGCGTAATCGTTCGCGACGGGCGCATTGTTGGCGAAGGGTACCATCAGCGCGCCGGCTATGCGCATGCCGAGGTGCACGCGCTGCGTCAGGCGGGGAACGCGGCGCGCTGCGCCACCGCCTATGTCACGCTAGAGCCCTGCAGCCACCATGGGCGCACGCCTCCCTGCGCCGACGCGCTGATAGACGCTGGCGTGGCGCGGGTAGTGGCCGCGATGCCCGATCCGAACCCTCAGGTGGCGGGCCGTGGGTTTTATCGGTTACAGCAGGCGGGGATAGAGGTGCGCCATGGCCTGATGCTGCCCGAGGCGGAGGCGGTGAATCCAGGCTTCCTTAAACGCATGCGCACCGGTTTTCCCTGGGTCAGGCTCAAACTTGCGGCATCGCTTGATGGCCGCACCGCCATGGCATCCGGGGAGAGCCAGTGGATTACCTCTACCGAAGCGCGGCGGGATGTCCAGCGCTGGCGTGCCGAAAGCGACGCCATTCTTTCCACCGCCACCACGGTGCTGGCGGACGATCCCGCCCTGACGGTACGCTGGGCGTCGCTGCCGGAGGATGTCCAGGCCCTTTACCCCGAGGAGCGGTTGCGCCAGCCGGTGCGGGTTATCATCGATAGAGCCAACAGCGTGACGCCATCCCATTGGGTGGCGCAGGGGGTGGGGCTGACCTGGCTGGCGCGCCTTGCGCCGGATGATTTGACGTGGCCTTCGTCGGTAGAGCAACTCCTACTGCCGGCCGGCGAGGGGGCAAACGCCGCGCATCTCGATCTGGTGGCGCTGATGATGCAATTGGGCCGCCGTCAGATTAACAGCCTGTGGGTCGAGGCGGGCGCGGGGCTTGCCGGCGCGCTGCTGGGCGCCGGGCTGGTGGATGAACTGATACTGTATCAGGCGCCAAAACTGCTCGGTGCTGACGCCCGCCCGCTGTGTCTGCTGCCGGGGCTGGAACGGCTTGGTGCGGCGCCGGGTTTTACCCTGCTTGACGTCCGGCAGGTGGGACCCGACCTTCGCCTGTGTCTGAAACCCGGCGAACGCGCTTAA
- the ribE gene encoding 6,7-dimethyl-8-ribityllumazine synthase, with protein sequence MNVIEGVVAAPDARVAIAIARFNHFINDSLLNGAVDALKRIGQVKDENITVVWVPGAYELPLAVSALADSKNYDAVVALGTVIRGGTAHFEFVAGECSSGLSAVAARAALPVAFGVLTTESIEQAIERAGTKAGNKGAEAALTALEMIKVLQAIKA encoded by the coding sequence ATGAACGTTATTGAAGGTGTTGTTGCAGCCCCCGATGCGCGCGTCGCTATCGCTATCGCGCGCTTTAACCACTTCATCAATGACAGCCTGCTTAATGGCGCAGTCGACGCCCTAAAACGCATCGGCCAGGTCAAAGACGAAAATATTACCGTGGTCTGGGTGCCTGGGGCTTATGAATTGCCGTTAGCGGTCAGCGCGCTGGCCGACAGCAAAAACTACGACGCCGTCGTGGCGCTTGGGACGGTTATCCGTGGCGGCACCGCGCATTTTGAATTCGTCGCTGGCGAGTGCAGCTCCGGCCTGTCCGCGGTTGCCGCGCGCGCCGCGCTGCCGGTGGCGTTCGGGGTACTGACCACTGAGAGTATCGAACAGGCTATCGAACGCGCCGGCACCAAAGCCGGCAACAAGGGCGCGGAAGCCGCACTGACCGCGCTCGAAATGATCAAAGTATTGCAAGCCATTAAAGCGTAA
- the nusB gene encoding transcription antitermination factor NusB, with the protein MKPAARRRARECAVQALYSWQLSHNDIADIEVQFLAEQDTSDVDVAYFRDLYAGAATNAQELDKLMAPYLSRQLEELGHVERAVLRIALFELSKRQDVPYKVAINEAIELAKTFGAEESHKFINGVLDKVAPQIRPNRK; encoded by the coding sequence GTGAAACCAGCCGCTCGTCGCCGTGCTCGTGAATGTGCCGTCCAGGCGCTTTACTCATGGCAATTATCACATAACGACATCGCCGATATCGAAGTTCAGTTTCTGGCGGAGCAGGACACGTCGGATGTGGATGTCGCTTATTTCCGCGATCTGTATGCCGGCGCGGCGACGAACGCCCAGGAGCTGGACAAGCTGATGGCGCCCTACCTTTCACGTCAGTTGGAAGAGCTCGGCCACGTTGAGCGTGCCGTGCTGCGCATTGCGCTGTTTGAATTGAGCAAGCGTCAGGATGTCCCTTACAAGGTCGCTATCAACGAAGCTATCGAGCTGGCCAAAACCTTTGGCGCAGAAGAGAGTCATAAGTTTATTAATGGTGTGCTGGACAAGGTAGCCCCCCAGATTCGTCCCAACAGAAAATAG